From a single Marinobacter sp. THAF197a genomic region:
- a CDS encoding TetR/AcrR family transcriptional regulator, which yields MAQSDTVDRILDAAEELFAERGFSETSLRMITSKAKVNLAAVNYHFGSKNALIHAVFARFLTPFSATLETAFDDLEERCDGNPPTLNQTLWALTESAIRMPQRNERGISIFMRLLGLAYTQSQGHLRKFLEQEYSQPFGRFMRLLKEATPELTAVDRYWRIQFMLGATAFTMSSSDALRDILQNKLGVETSVQEIAARLVPFLAAGMQAPDKLLTPPPESKVSVA from the coding sequence ATGGCGCAGTCTGATACCGTTGACCGCATACTCGACGCTGCTGAGGAGCTGTTTGCCGAGCGGGGGTTCTCCGAAACATCACTCCGGATGATCACCAGTAAGGCTAAAGTAAATCTGGCCGCTGTCAATTATCACTTTGGGTCTAAAAACGCGTTGATCCACGCGGTTTTTGCCCGATTTCTGACGCCATTTTCGGCGACTCTGGAAACCGCCTTCGACGACCTGGAAGAGCGGTGTGACGGCAATCCCCCCACGCTAAACCAGACCCTCTGGGCGCTCACTGAGAGTGCCATACGGATGCCCCAGCGCAATGAGCGTGGCATTTCCATCTTCATGCGCCTGTTGGGGCTGGCTTACACCCAGTCCCAGGGCCATCTGCGAAAGTTCCTGGAGCAGGAATACAGCCAGCCGTTTGGCCGGTTCATGCGACTGCTCAAAGAGGCTACGCCGGAACTCACCGCCGTTGACCGTTACTGGCGCATCCAGTTCATGCTGGGAGCCACGGCGTTCACCATGTCCAGCAGTGATGCTTTGCGGGATATCCTGCAGAACAAACTGGGTGTTGAAACCTCCGTGCAGGAGATTGCCGCCAGGCTGGTGCCATTCCTGGCAGCCGGCATGCAAGCGCCCGATAAATTGCTGACTCCGCCACCTGAGAGCAAAGTCTCT